The Dreissena polymorpha isolate Duluth1 chromosome 10, UMN_Dpol_1.0, whole genome shotgun sequence genome includes a region encoding these proteins:
- the LOC127847288 gene encoding uncharacterized protein LOC127847288 — MATFSQSSLDKGSDITKSFSQSTIDKGSDMIQDFLCSTCEEKKLDKMADFFCESCVKFYCGECVNMHNKLFTKHTPYGRETMKKWPVAKKVEDFLLKCDVHKEESLKMYCDDHSELCCTNCAFLKHRLCQKVTLISDKVKGQSTDLQKLSVSIKSVLEEIKKLQDNQEASIQYVQSSFDEQLHTIQNTRQKINSALDTIEQKTLQEMKDTLTKLQASSKSDVDKCIRLRDELKQLRDAIQDISDKSKLELSFIAIRKCKDKIQQSETFLKENSLQAKVSITFQPNHEIIQYLSKLSGLGQIEHSTQTLMGQGNPNKVITVQGKSEHNVKISSDSKKCSIIAICVLPDRKVLVVDNSNANVKLLDQQYQVVSHWSGTGRPLGMCEITSSEVAVTVNGPDTNTHEVQFITVNNRQLVMGKKLQFQHTCSGIAFHQEDLYITSNTALYMYTLSGIFVSKMYEDTSDDLTVGRCAVSPTGDKLYITNNSKHKVRILARDGSVLFTFTDPALAWPFGVNVTPFGQVLVCGGFSNFYIIQLDSEGRRKLATLATEKGDPLSVCYNRHTACIIVGIGRNNSIQVFKAQ; from the exons atGGCAACCTTTTCACAATCCTCCTTAGACAAGGGATCTGACATTACAAAAAGCTTTTCACAATCCACCATTGACAAGGGATCTGACATGATCCAAGACTTCTTGTGCTCGACCTGCGAAGAAAAAAAACTGGATAAAATGGCTGATTTCTTCTGTGAATCTTGTGTGAAGTTTTACTGTGGAGAATGTGTTAACATGCACAAcaagttgtttacaaaacataccCCCTATGGAAGAGAAACtatgaagaaatggccagtgGCCAAGAAGGTGGAagattttcttttgaaatgtgatgTCCATAAAGAAGAAAGCCTGAAAATGTATTGTGATGATCACAGTGAGCTGTGCTGCACAAATTGTGCCTTCCTTAAACACAg ACTCTGCCAAAAGGTAACTCTTATATCCGACAAAGTGAAAGGTCAGTCCACAGACCTTCAAAAACTGTCAGTTTCTATCAAATCTGTTCtggaagaaataaaaaaacttcaAGACAACCAAGAGGCTAGCATTCAATATGTTCAAAGTTCATTTGACGAGCAGTTACACACAATACAGAATACTCGCCAAAAAATAAATTCAGCCTTAGACACAATCGAACAGAAAACACTGCAGGAAATGAAAGATACTCTTACCAAACTTCAAGCCTCTTCCAAAAGTGATGTTGACAAATGCATCAGGCTCAGGGACGAATTGAAACAACTTCGTGATGCCATACAGGATATCAGTGATAAAAGCAAACTGGAACTATCCTTTATAGCCATCAGGAAATGCAAGGATAAAATACAGCAGTCTGAAACCTTTCTGAAGGAGAATTCTCTTCAGGCTAAAGTTTCAATAACATTCCAGCCTAACCATGAAATTATACAGTACTTGTCTAAACTGTCTGGTCTTGGACAGATTGAACACAGTACACAGACATTGATGGGACAAGGGAATCCAAACAAGGTAATCACTGTGCAGGGGAAGTCTGAACACAATGTGAAAATATCAAGTGATTCAAAAAAATGCAGTATCATAGCCATCTGTGTACTCCCAGACAGAAAGGTCCTGGTTGTAGACAACTCTAATGCGAATGTCAAGCTTCttgaccagcagtaccaggtggtgagtcactggagTGGTACTGGCAGGCCATTGGGTATGTGTGAGATCACATCCAGTGAGGTGGCTGTGACTGTGAATGGTCCAGATACAAACACACATGAGGTCCAGTTCATCACAGTAAACAACAGGCAGCTGGTCATGGGGAAAAAGCTTCAGTTTCAACATACATGTAGTGGTATTGCCTTCCACCAAGAAGACCTGTATATTACTTCTAATACTGCCCTGTACATGTACACACTCAGTGGGATATTTGTCAGCAAGATGTATGAGGATACATCAGATGATCTGACAG TAGGgaggtgtgctgtgagtcccacaggggacaagtTGTACATCACTAACAACTCCAAGCACAAGGTTCGTATCCTGGCCAGGGATGGGTCAGTCCTGTTTACCTTTACTGACCCAGCACTGGCCTGGCCATTTGGTGTAAATGTGACACCTTTCGGGCAAGTGCTGGTATGTGGAGGCTTCTCCAACTTCTATATCATACAGTTGGACAGTGAGGGAAGAAGAAAGCTGGCCACTCTTGCTACGGAGAAGGGTGACCCAttgtcagtctgctacaacagacaCACCGCCTGCATAATTGTCGGAATTGGCAGAAACAATAGTATCCAGGTGTTCAAAGCACAATAG